A segment of the Lolium perenne isolate Kyuss_39 chromosome 3, Kyuss_2.0, whole genome shotgun sequence genome:
aataaggggcctgttagacctgctctaagAACAAAACACAATTACAGTTGATACAGTCCGGGAATAAACACGTCAATATGCCACTAAATTCCCCGTGAGGTATTGCACATATGAAATATATGCGGACTAGAATTTGAAATTTCGTAGGTAGGAGTCATGGCTCTGCAACTCGAACATCCATTGGTAGGTGTTTCTCAGTACTTATTGCTTGCAGTTTCTTTACTCATAATCACTTTATTTATGATGCCCTCCTGCATTTATCCATTCAAATAACATGCTTACAACTTAGAGGTCGTTTGGTATCTATCATTTGAGCCTGGAATCCTGAAATTCATTTTAAAATTTCATAtgtgggctgtttggttgccacagaattggaccatcatttcatttaggaaatccagcaaaatgatgcCATGTGTAATCACAATTCCGAACTGAAACCTGTCATTcacaattcctgtggcaaccaaacaaattcaatattgaattctacTATCATTTACAATTCccgtggcaaccaaacaagtgtctatttctggaattacaatgtaaatgaaatgaatacatgtattcatttcaaaattctacaaatgaaatgaaaacccggcttccaaacgacttcttAGAGAATACAATAGGATTCAGACTCACTAGAAATTGCATCTCGTTTCATTGCATTATAATGAAACAAGAacttttaaaaaaaaatcgctAGTGATCGGGCATTCCATTTTCTGGAAACCCAAGGTCAGGTTATCTATTGAAACCATGCAATGGTCAGGGAGATGAAAGTTTTATGGTCTTGTGATTTACAGGACTAGTTTTTCTTTTGGAGCTTACACGCATAATTTAGGCTCGGATTAGAAAGGAACCATAATTATCTTAACTTCGTTAGGTTCATATCACGGGAAAAAAGAGGTATGCTGAGCTCATTTTCAcgaatatagtactttgcaaccATTAGCTCTTATTTATATAAACCACTCATCTCTGCCCATATAGATAGTACGCTCCGTATTTTCATTTACTATAGGATCGTGGTAGAAATTGTTCTTTTAATATTGCCAGCACTAGCATAGGAGGACGTTAAATTGGCGAGGCCATCACATACACATATCGGGTAGAAGATGAGAGAAGAAACAATAGGAACCTAAGTAACCGTGGAAATAAGAGACATCCGGAACGATGACGGAGCGAAGCGTCACCAGTCCCTAGAAAAAATCTGAGATAGTTGACCTTGAGAAGAGCGAGATGGTGCGAGTAATTTGGAAGCCCCTTTTAGTTAATTCTCATTCCTGCGCATTGTTCATGGCTGCAACCATGCAGGAATCATTTCTTAGTTACTTCTTCTCTATGGGCTAGCCCTTTATGACTGCGGCATTTGGGATTGCTCCAGTTTTgtctctttttttgtttttttatgatTGCCATGTCTCGAGGAAGTACATATCAGTTTCTCTGCAAATTAGCTATCAATGTCATATATTTCTGTGTGAAGGGACCACGAACTAGCCTCTGTAACTGCAAAGGCAACTGTCAGTGTAATTTTAATTGATCTCTTGCTGAATTGATTCTGAGTTCTTGACTTCAGTTCTGTCACATATATAACTGCGTCAATGTTTGCTGGATTGGACAAGTGCCATGTGGATCTAAAGCAGGACAGACGGAAGCTCTGCACATGAAGTATTCTGAACTGAAACATAGCGTCTATGCTGAAGCTGAACAAGAAGAGAGGAataccccaacgccaacctgtgctGGCTAGTGTCTTCTGTTCTAGCTTCTGAAGTTGATTTTAAGTCGTCTGTTCGTCACGAAGTTGACCATGAACCATTGAGTGAGATCTTCGGAGGCTTCCTGCTACTATGCACTCGCTGGCTGTGAGGACGACGATGCCTCGTCCTCTGACGAGATCCAATTGCTTGGGTCATAAGTATCGGACGATGGTGAGAGCgagcaggaggacgaggtggtTTCCTTCTAGGACATCGTGGTTGTACGCGGTTGCTGCCAGGTAGTACACCATCAGTGCTGTGTTCTGGAGGTAGTCTTGCGTCGTATCCGGGGCCTTTATAACCGGCATAATCATCAAGATCAGCTGAAAACATGCCAGCCAAAATAATCATCTTACAGCGTGATGATATGCTATTGGAGATTCAGACCAAGTCTGTCTGCTCTCTGCTGCATACCTGTAGTAGGAGATTGCTTGTGTTGATGATGACTGCTCCAGACTCCAGAGTTGGAGTAACGTCGACCCACTAGTGGTAATAAATTACAAGAGTTCCTGCATATTTGAAGAACTTAAAACCAATTGACCCTTCATCTTTGCACATCTTGTCTTTTCGTTAACTGAACTGTTCGTGAAGCGGAGACACATCAAGAGGCACATCCAGTTATCAACACGCATGAAGTAACATGCGTTTTGAAGCCCGCCAAGGCGCCAACCAAATGGTAGTTCATCTTTAGTTTGATATACTGTATGCAGCAGCAGCAACATGCTCTGGTGTCAAACTGTTTCAGCACAAATAGGCCTGATCACATTAGGAAAGGTACCAAGGAAGCAAGTGAGAATCAACATTCAAATTCCATCAGGAAGTAGTGCTGAGGAGTGAGGAGAAATAATCCCGACGCAATTAAAGACCACAGAAGTAACCAACCGAGACATCATACATGCTTTTCAGTGGAAATACAATACATTGTATCACACGGGAAACCACGGCAAAGCAGTTTCCTCCAGATGAAAGAAGAATACGTACATCCAGTAACAATTAACATATGATAAAAATATACCAAGTAAATCTTAACAAGTAGTCGAAAAATGATGTGATGAAGGTAACATGAGTGAATGAGAGCACGGAATAGAGATGGGATCACTAAACTTCTGCAAACAATCTCTTTAAGGCTGGGCTGAAGTTCTCTGAAGAATGACCTCTGCCATGGGATCGGCAAGCCAGTGGTGCGCCATCTTGAGCTTGAGATGGCTGTGGTCTCTGAAGCTTATCCGCCAAAGTCTCCATCCCCATGAATGACCAGAGGATCCAAATGCTGGTTAGGCACTCACCCCCGTCACCCAGGCTCTTGGCGTGAAGGTACCCTCTGCATCTGGCGGCGGAGTAGCAGAGCATTTCCACCCACACACGCTGGATCACCGTCCACCTCTCGTCGCCATCCAGCTTCATCAGTACCTCCGTGAGCCTGGACGCATCACGGGTCAGACTATATGTAGTTGTGTCTGGCAATAACTTGACAACGCGGATAATCTCCTGTGCAAGACTCTTTTCTGTGTCTAGCGGTGCCTCGCCGCTATGACTCAAGATGTCCTTGATCTCATTGCTGACGACGGTGAAGAGACCTAATCTGGTGCCGGCCATTAGCATCTCAGGACGGGCGGAGAGGAGGTAGACCATGTGTAGTTGGATATCActctgctgcttctgcttctctGTCGAGTTTCCTCCTCTTCCTGTTCTCCTTGAGGGAACTCTACTGGGTAGTAAAAGCAGAGGTCCGTAGCCATGTGCCAGAGAAGGACGCTATGGTCAAATGGCACACTGGAGCTCCACCCAAGATGCCCCAGCTGAGTATCAAATGTACTCATGTTGTTGAATCTCATATATCCATCGGCGTCTTTGATATCTTGCTTCCACCCATCTTTCACGTGCTGGCGAACCAGGCCAGTAATCTGGCGTGCCTCTGGCTCCTGCTTAATGTACCAGTGCATGTTCAGGTATTCTCTGAGAGAGCTGAAGATAGCAAGCTTCATCAGGATGGTGGGCTTCCTCTCGCGAGCAGAGAAGGACATGAGGCTGCACTGGGAAACCATGTCATGCCATCTGCCTGAGAACATTGGGCGGCAACATTTGAAAGGCAGGTACAGGTAGGTCAAGAATAAAGGCAAGAACTCCATGATAGCGTTGCCCCAGTAGAGGATGTACGTCACCCTAACATCGTTCTTGGGGTAACCATCCATGCTGCTCTTGGCCAAAAGCACCACAGATGCAATGGTGATGGATGGAATCGGAATCGATAACAAGATACCAAGAGGGGTCATAGCTGACCCCATTCTGCTGTATAGGAGCCCAAATATTATTGCGAGGCAATGCTGCAACCTGTTATGAGCATTGTCCTCATCGAGCTGCATGAAGGATCGTAGCTCGCTAAGCCGAACAGGGTATGGAGCAGACATGTCGATGAACATGTTTTTGGTGTAATCAGTGATACTTCGCTCCCTATTGATAATCTCAGTGATGTCACTGAGTTTTTCTGCCTGCGCTGTTTCCTTTATGTCCTCCAACACACACTCCTTTGCTTTACTTACATATTTTTCAAGGCTAAGGTCTTGCTCCTCCCCCCGTGTTCCTTGGTTCAGGTCCACACAAACAGAGTCCAGCATGCTGTTGAAGCAAGCTGTCTTCAGGGCCCATGGCTTCTGGCTGAATTTGAGGATGCCAATGACGAATAGCAAGACCGCCGCCTGGAGTAACCTCTTCTCACCGGACCACCACTTGCAGAAGACATACAACGCGACCGTGACCTGAGACAGTGAAAAAAATCGGTTGAGTTCTGCGAAATAAACGCTTTTCGTTTAGGGGCGACAAAATACAATTTCGGTTGAAAATTTCACACATTTGGATTTATCCTAGACATTTCACttcaaaaagaaataaaaaaaatttACGTGAAATTGGCTAAAGCGTAGTGGTGCAGGGCATTTTACATGTTTGGTAGGAGTTGGGTTCGAACCCATTAGGCCTAGTTATATTTTATGAAAACAATTTAAATGTCAGACTTCAAATTAAGCCGAAATTTTTGAATGCTAAATTCACGAATCTCTATCACGTGCCAAAAAAATATGGAAACGAAATTTTAAACCCTGACCTGAGACACAAAGGTTATTACATGCCGCTTCCAGAGCTCATTGTCTTCAAGGCTGTAAGCACTTATCGTCTGATGGCCGCCGAGGTGGATGAGGAGGACAGGTACCCACATGACCTCCAGTGCCCTGGAGGTTGTCGTCGTCGTCTGCTCCTTGTGCCGGTTGAAGAGGGTGGCCAGGGCGTAGATCGCCAGGGCATCGCTGCCTATGTAAGCGATCCATATGACCACTTTCAACCTGCGAAGCTCGGGAAGACGACGCACCGTGAAAGAAAAGTTGAGAATGTAGTAGACGAAGAGGCTCGAGAGAACGAGGATTCGCAGTTGCCACTCGTCCCACCATTCTAGAGCACTTGAGATGCCCATCTTCAGCTCAGGTTCTTTACCAGAAGTTGATGAGTTGATCTCCTGTTATCCTATGCAATATATGTAGTACATGGTTAGTGTTGTTTGACGACACAATAATTAACTATATATAGGAATGATTCTCAACTACCTCTATTTCTTAATTTCAGTGTCAGTGATCGACGTTATTGTAATTAAACAGCAGCCTGATTAAATTCTGAAGTCCCATTTTTTCTGCATTGCATCATGTTCGATTATGTGCAAGTGTCAGAAGATGAGAGTAGATATAAATGGAGGAAGGAGAGGACCAAGCGAAAATTGGGTGGATGACTAGCAAATAAAAAGCTTCAATGGACACACCTAAGGCCTTTCTCAATGCATTATATCTTAGTGTGTTATTCTAGGTAGTGGTATAATGTTAAGAGACAAACTCTTCAATGAATTTTATCGAGTTGTATCTACAATTAATGATTTTATCTACATGCATTGGATTGGTCTATCAATGGATTTTTCCTACAGCTTCGTGCAAGAGCTGTATCTTAGCCTAACTGATTCGAACTCAATCTTTTTCCTTATTTAATATAGTGCCACATAAACTAATTACTTAGGATGCCGTCCTAAGAAAATTCCATTGTGAAAGACCTAATCAAGGATGGCTCAACAATTGGGTAGTACTAGTTGATTAGCATGTGCAATAATTGagcatctttactattaaatgggagttggtcgtttgacactcaacgcactttggtggtcgtcattaaAACAATCCGGACCATCCAATTTAATCTGAAGGTCTCCGCTCAAAATCCATCCGTCCAATACGTCTAAACAACATTTAAGGAAGTATATTATGCACAAATCAATCAGGGGATAGCGACAATCACGGAAATTTCAAAATATGATCTTTCCACGGTAACTCGCCATTTGTTTGCATTTATTACCGCTAATCATGGTATCAAATTAAACTCTATCAATACAAATTAAATATGATCTTTCCATGCCAGGCATATCACTACCCAAAAAAATATTCACGGTATCAGATTAGAATCAATTAGGACAAATTAAATTGGATATTTCCTTCCTTGTACCAGCAGTCTACGCCCGCGTCCcaataaaaagaaaaggaagatcAAGACACATGAGCTTGCCTGAATCCAGGACATGCGCCAATTCGTGCGCTCAGGGTACAAGGTGCTCTCCGTGGTAGCGAGCCAACGACTTGAGGAAATTCAACTCGCTTGTGGTGCCCTGACAACGAACGGGGGCGACGGCTTGAGGAACTCGAACAGTTCATGGCAGATGTAATTGTTGTGCTCGTCACCGGTTTATTCTTCCACCTCAGGTTCTTCTCGATCAACATAGGGTTCTCCACCTCGGGTTCTTCTTGATCTACATTTTATGCTAAGTGGGATGTCCGCTCGCAGAGGGTTGCCCACCGAATTCGCTGTAAGGTCCAGGACTCTCCCTgataaggtatcaacttgtcaatgcctatggattgtaggctagggtttagttggaagtagagggcaagtagatctcgaaggtttcagccgaaaagtactcgacgattatgagaactagggtttgtaacaatgattcgatgatctcttcgtccctcgactccccctt
Coding sequences within it:
- the LOC127339311 gene encoding uncharacterized protein gives rise to the protein MGISSALEWWDEWQLRILVLSSLFVYYILNFSFTVRRLPELRRLKVVIWIAYIGSDALAIYALATLFNRHKEQTTTTTSRALEVMWVPVLLIHLGGHQTISAYSLEDNELWKRHVITFVSQVTVALYVFCKWWSGEKRLLQAAVLLFVIGILKFSQKPWALKTACFNSMLDSVCVDLNQGTRGEEQDLSLEKYVSKAKECVLEDIKETAQAEKLSDITEIINRERSITDYTKNMFIDMSAPYPVRLSELRSFMQLDEDNAHNRLQHCLAIIFGLLYSRMGSAMTPLGILLSIPIPSITIASVVLLAKSSMDGYPKNDVRVTYILYWGNAIMEFLPLFLTYLYLPFKCCRPMFSGRWHDMVSQCSLMSFSARERKPTILMKLAIFSSLREYLNMHWYIKQEPEARQITGLVRQHVKDGWKQDIKDADGYMRFNNMSTFDTQLGHLGWSSSVPFDHSVLLWHMATDLCFYYPVEFPQGEQEEEETRQRSRSSRVISNYTWSTSSPPVLRC